The Quercus robur chromosome 3, dhQueRobu3.1, whole genome shotgun sequence DNA segment ATCACCTCATATCATTTAAAGAATGCGATCAAGCTTTAAGTGGTAATTGTTTAATAATTTGGGAAGGTTTTTAGAGTATTTTTGACAAGTAATACTCAGTCCATTTTCAGGAAGCAGTGAAATTAGTATACAAGTTTAACTAGGTCACAAGAGCTTTGGAATGTACTTTATTCAGGATATTGAATAAGCAGCTTGTTGGTTCTTTATTGTTTGCTCCACATCCTACAAAACTGGTGCACTAGTTTTGGAATCAAGTCATAGATAGCTTGATTGAAGAATGGAGGCCATGTCATATCTATTATATGATTTACTGCTAATCGTGCAGGAATGATGCATATGGATACGAGTCTCTTGAGTTCAATTGAGTAATAATCATCTGCTAAAGTATCTATTAATCCTTCAAATATATGATTGCTCACCAAATGTGCAGGAAGGGAGTATGTGGGTTTGATACCTGAAGTAGATACAAATGATGATCATCAACAAGAAGAGTCTACTGCTGGTCCAGAAGTCAATTCAGTTAGCACCGCCAGTTGTGGTTGTGATCACAGGGAGGAGGTGAACAAGGATGACTACAAAGAAGATCCCCTAAAAATTCTTGAGCACGTGAAGATTAACAATACGCTTGAATCTCCAATTTCAACCATAAAAGGCGTTTTCAAGGATTCCAAAGAAGAGGACTTGAGTTTTAATAAAGAGGAGCTGAGAAAAGTTGAAGAACGACTGAGACATGTGTTCGTTGAATTTTACCACAAGCTCCGTCTACTAAAGCACTACAGGTGATCAACTGTAAATGAGTGTCTGCAATCTGCATAAGACAAGTTCTTGCTTTTTATgtcatttaattattttctgCTTATTCACTTTTGCAAATGGATGGACCAGCTTTATGAATCTTGCAGCATTTTCCAAGATCATGAAAAAGTATGAAAAGGTCAGATGCACACTTAACAAGTATATTGTTCTTTAGATTCCTGAGTTGCATACTCTTATATAAGTtagtcaaataaaaattataaaaatttcatttcgATATAATAGTATTCTAATGAGGAATGTTTAACATATGTAGATCACAAGAAGGAGAGCTGCCAGATTATACATGAGAATAGTGGATGACTCTTACCTTGGCAATTCTGATGAGGTTTCTTTTATCTATTTGCGTTCAATCATAATATTGGTGAATCATACATAAGATTATATACATGTATGTATTATGAAAAGTGCATATGCCACAGATATTCCATAATTCATTGAGTGACAATATCAAAAACACATTTGACAATTCAAGCCATGCCTAGAGAGTAATCATTCAATAAAATTCATGAGTCTagtataataaacaaaatttctaaGAGAACTCTTCAAATTTGAGATGGTTGGGTTtgaaaaacacataaaattCCTTGATTACATAACTAGGGCTAGTCTCTTTATATTTGCTCCCTGTCTGCATGAATGGTTTCTTAGATTTAAGTTTTTTGCCTATTCTTAAttattcaatattaaaaaaaaaaatgaacttaccTATAAATACATTGAATTAATGAATGAAGAGGTTTACCTGATTTTGGTCTTGCTAGCAATCTCAACTTTGGTTAAACATAGATTTGTTCCAGGTGGGGGCAAACTATGAACACAACCAACATGAAACTTTTATATTCTTCAAAAGACCGTTTGTAATGGAATGCTTTAGAGAAACAAATTGCTACATGTTGGTTTACCATCAGTTAGAATTTCTTGCACAAATACTGTTTATCTATCCATATCCACATTCAAAAGTTCAAATACTAATTTACTTTGACTCAGAATATGACCATATTGAAGGTGCCAAATATGTTAGCTAGTGTCTTGGTGTGATACCATAGACAGTCAAATCATATTCTTTTAACCATATTTTACTGTGAACTAGTTGGATCACTTTGTTAATCGTAGGTTACTGGTCTCCTGGAGAGGGTGGAGACTACATTCATCAAGAacttttcaaaatcaaatcgTAGAGAAGGTATGAAGTTATTGAGACCAAAAGCTAAAAGAGAAAGGCATAGAGTAACATTTTTTTCAGGTACATgataaacacttttttttttccttccactaATCAATTATCAGAACTAATTCAACCTAAATTGCTTCAATTCTTTATACCATGGCTTTCacattttgttattttcaatgCTTTTGTGAGGATAACTTGAAGCAGTGGTTCTGATGCCTGCATTAATCaaccttcttttttcttgataattgTAGGTTTCTTTTTGGGTTGCTCAATTGCTCTTTTGGTTGCtattgttttaataatagaAGCTCATAATCTTATGGATAAGGAGGAGGGCACCCAGTACATGGAAAACATTTTCCCACTATACACGTAACCAAGGACCTTCCTGGAACTTCTATTTACTAATCCATGAGTTTGCACTTATAAAGCACCCTTCCAACTTTATGGTTCAGCCTTTGTTTCCTCTTTGACATAAGCTAATTTCATTGCAGTTTATTTGCATATATTGTGCTACATATGCTCATGTATGCAGCCAACATATACTTCTGGAGACGTTATCGGGTCAACTAtccatttatatttggtttCAAGCGAGGAACTGAGTTGGGCTATCGAGAAGTTTTTCTCCTCAGCACTGGTCTTGCAGTACTTGCATCAGCCGGTTTCCTAGCAAACTTGCAGCTGGACACGGACTCAAGTACTCGAGACTACAAGACAATCACTGAACTGGTTCCTCTGGTGTTGGTTATTGTAAGATTTTTTGAAGTAGAAAAATTTTCTCATCTAGAGTGCTTTAAACTTGAGTTTATTTAACTGCTGATAtagcttattttcttttctcactgAAGTTTAGCCTTGTGCCATGCATAATTTAAAATTCCCAAATTAACTCCAATCTTTCTGCTTGCAGTTTGTGCTTGTCATCACCTTCTGCCCTCTTAACATTTTATACCGTTCAAGTCGTTTCTTCTTCATTAAATGCATTTTCCGCTGTATCTGTGCTCCTCTCTACCAGGTAATGGAATGTCAATAACTAGATAACATTGTTAAGATGAATTAGATACCATTTTTTATCGTCTTTCTTTGCAGGTTACTCTACCAGATTTTTTCTTGGCAGACCAGCTTACAAGCCAGGTTTGATATTCTCATTCATTTTAATGGCTGCAATAACTAAAGGATCTATGACTTTGTATTATTGTTATGCTGTTTGCTGCTGTTTGACCTCAGGTCCCGGCCTTTCGGAGTTTTGAGTTATACATTTGCTACTATAGTTTGGGAGAGTACTCAAGGAGGCAAAGCAAGTGTCTTAGTCATGGTGTCTACAATACCTTCTATTTCATTGTTGCTGTAATACCGTATTGGCTGCGGTTCCTGCAGGTATAAATAAACCTGTTCTTTTCTGTGTGTTGACTTTTAAGTATATACTAATTATGATGCATGGTGGAATTGTATCTGAGATGGAAACCCATAGTTC contains these protein-coding regions:
- the LOC126718886 gene encoding phosphate transporter PHO1 homolog 10-like isoform X2; this encodes MKFGKEFKKQMVPEWTEAYMDYNGLKRILREVRGYKQTKHPATHNKASQKKPTLEKTFSGLHKEASNLPSRGDIEDQVIDVNTLQHDGSGQIYKTKFLRQSEEGGEVEVMFFRKLDEELNKVCTFYKDKVEALMHEAAVLNKQMDVFIALRVKVENPDLNGSSLKRCYLSNVSSKMPPTSTTCSRDRNPGREYVGLIPEVDTNDDHQQEESTAGPEVNSVSTASCGCDHREEVNKDDYKEDPLKILEHVKINNTLESPISTIKGVFKDSKEEDLSFNKEELRKVEERLRHVFVEFYHKLRLLKHYSFMNLAAFSKIMKKYEKITRRRAARLYMRIVDDSYLGNSDEVTGLLERVETTFIKNFSKSNRREGMKLLRPKAKRERHRVTFFSGFFLGCSIALLVAIVLIIEAHNLMDKEEGTQYMENIFPLYTLFAYIVLHMLMYAANIYFWRRYRVNYPFIFGFKRGTELGYREVFLLSTGLAVLASAGFLANLQLDTDSSTRDYKTITELVPLVLVIFVLVITFCPLNILYRSSRFFFIKCIFRCICAPLYQVTLPDFFLADQLTSQVPAFRSFELYICYYSLGEYSRRQSKCLSHGVYNTFYFIVAVIPYWLRFLQCIRRLCEDKDAMHVYNGLKYFSTIVAVIIRTAFELKKGMAWMVLALVSSSVAALINTYWDIVIDWGLLRRQSKNKYLRDKLVVSHKSVYFVAMILNIALRFAWMQLVLEFRLRSLHKMTTITIFSCLEIIRRGIWSFFRLENEHLNNVGKYRAFKSVPLPFSYYETDNDDDDDDDDDDKND
- the LOC126718886 gene encoding phosphate transporter PHO1 homolog 10-like isoform X3, which codes for MKFGKEFKKQMVPEWTEAYMDYNGLKRILREVRGYKQTKHPATHNKASQKKPTLDKTFRGLHKEASNLPSKGDIEDQVIDVNTLQQDGSGQIYKTKFLRQSEEGGEVEVMFFRKLDEELNKVCNFYKDKVEALMHEAAVLKKQMDAFIALRVKVENPDLNGSSLKRCYLSNVSSKMPPTSTTCSRDRNPGREYVGLIPEVDTNDDHQQEESTAGPEVNSVSTASCGCDHREEVNKDDYKEDPLKILEHVKINNTLESPISTIKGVFKDSKEEDLSFNKEELRKVEERLRHVFVEFYHKLRLLKHYSFMNLAAFSKIMKKYEKITRRRAARLYMRIVDDSYLGNSDEVTGLLERVETTFIKNFSKSNRREGMKLLRPKAKRERHRVTFFSGFFLGCSIALLVAIVLIIEAHNLMDKEEGTQYMENIFPLYTLFAYIVLHMLMYAANIYFWRRYRVNYPFIFGFKRGTELGYREVFLLSTGLAVLASAGFLANLQLDTDSSTRDYKTITELVPLVLVIFVLVITFCPLNILYRSSRFFFIKCIFRCICAPLYQVTLPDFFLADQLTSQVPAFRSFELYICYYSLGEYSRRQSKCLSHGVYNTFYFIVAVIPYWLRFLQCIRRLCEDKDAMHVYNGLKYFSTIVAVIIRTAFELKKGMAWMVLALVSSSVAALINTYWDIVIDWGLLRRQSKNKYLRDKLVVSHKSVYFVAMILNIALRFAWMQLVLEFRLRSLHKMTTITIFSCLEIIRRGIWSFFRLENEHLNNVGKYRAFKSVPLPFSYYETDNDDDDDDDDDDKND